From a region of the Theobroma cacao cultivar B97-61/B2 chromosome 8, Criollo_cocoa_genome_V2, whole genome shotgun sequence genome:
- the LOC18591624 gene encoding uncharacterized protein LOC18591624, with the protein MVLSLDLQDFLLRARVLKLYRQALRTARRAPEHSRAELKQVIRQEMESNRDCKDKQRIRFLISEGTERLKGLTEMLGMQGHC; encoded by the exons ATGGTTCTCTCCTTGGACTTGCAGGACTTCCTTCTTCGTGCTAGAGTGCTGAAGCTCTACAGGCAAGCTCTACGGACTGCTCGAAGAGCTCCTGAGCATTCTAGAG CTGAATTGAAACAGGTGATTAGACAAGAGATGGAGAGTAATCGAGATTGTAAGGATAAACAAAGGATCCGCTTCTTGATTAGTGAAGGAACCGAGAGACTGAAAGGTCTGACTGAGATGCTTGGTATGCAGGGACATTGCTAG